The genomic interval GCGCAGGCGCGTGCCGTGCAAATCATAATAATGTTTGCCATTGTCGAAATCCGCCTTGAGGCGGTGGCTGACCTCGAAACAATGATCGTCCGATACCGTCACATAGCCGAGATCGAACAGGCGGTGGATGTCGGTTCTGAGCAGCAAGCCATTCTCGGGCGCATGCTCGCCGCCATCGGAATAGGCGCGGATATGCGCGGCATCGAGGATCGGCAGCGTTCGTTCGCCCGAAACGGCGCACCGGCGCTCATAGCCGTCGGTTACCTCCAGCCGGAACGCCCCCTGCCCGAGACGCGGCTTGACGAGGCGCGGCGCCCCGAACCGCTCGGCGCCGACCGGATTGTCGGCGGCCTGCGAGAGCCGTTCGCCCAGCGCATCCCAGAGCGCGCGGCCCTCCGCGTCTCGGGTCGAGAAGCGCTTGCCGGTCACGATATTCTTCGAAAAGCTGGATGGAACCGGAATCCAGCTCTCGCGCGGCAGAAAGAAAGGCTGGGTCAAGACCCGGCAACCGATGACCGGATCGTGCCGCGCATCGAGCAAGCTCTTGTCGCGGCGATAATGGGCGATGCGCGTCCGCATCTCGGCGAGCGATGCGACGCCGTTCTTCGGGCCGAAGGCGTCCCAGGCGATCGAGAGCGCGATGTTCGAGGCATGGCTGAACACGCCGCCGCCCACGATATAATCGTTCGGGCTGTGAAGCTTGAAGAGCAAAAGCTCGCCCGGTGAAAGCGCGCGAAAGGTCGTGCGACTGCTCGGCTGCCAGAAATTTACTTCGTCGGGGTGCGCCGACGAAAGAAGATCGAACCAGCTCCGGTCGGTTATCGCGACGAACATCGTGATCATGGGCGAAGCTTACGACGCTCCGGGCAATGAGCAAGAGGATCGGGCAGGTTCGCCGTCACAGGCGGGTCCTTTGTCGAAGGGCGCCGGCGCGGCTCAGCGGCCACGATAGGGTTCGCACGCAATTCCGTCGCCATCACCGTCCATCTCGGGCCGATAGCCAGGCTGCCCGCGATAGAGCGGCGCGGCGCCCGCCGCGCGCGCCTCACGGCAATTCCCGAAATAGACCGCCGACGGTCGCGGGCCGCTCGGTAGCGGTCTCGCGCTTGGCAAGGCCGGGGTCCGCCTCGGCCGCGACGGGTGCGCTGCCCGGTAGTCGGCAGGGAGCTGAAATGTGCCGCCCCAGATGCCGACCCGGCGTTCGCGGGCACGCGCTTCATTTGCGACGTAAGATGCCGAAAAATGCGGGAGTGCGACCGCAAGGCCGGCGTCGACCATCGCTGCCGACAAATCGATCTGGCCTATCCGACATGTTGCGACGATCCGGCCATAATCATCGGTGTCCCGCTGTTCGCAGCGCACCGACTGGCCCGCGACGAGGGTGGCAAGCCTCGCGGCCGCGTCCCGGCCGCAGGCCCAGCCGGTGCCTTCCAGCGAGCAGCTCTGGTTGAGCTCGGGCGCATCGATGCCGTGCAGGCGGATGACGATGCCCGTCATATTGAGCGTGTCGCCATCGGTGGCGCGCGCGGGGCCGCTTATCTCCTGAGCGAGTGCCGTCGTCGGCGTCGCGCCCAGCATCAGCGCGGCGAGGATGATATGTCGCATGGTGGCTCTCCGCTGGGCTGCCCGCTGCCCATCCCGTTTGCATCATGGCCGCTTAATAAATTCCGTACCTCGCCGCACTATGGAAGAACGACGAGGCCGCCCGATGCTTGACAGTTGACTGCTTCCATTGGCTTATCGGCCGCGATCGATGCACGAGGGGGCAGGGGAATGGACGCAGCGCCGCAGGGCCGGGTTTGCGGTTGGCGCGTCAAGCCGTGCCGATGCCGATCGCGGCATATTTTACATCTCGGCGCCTTTTTTCTCTCGTTCCGCTTCGCGCGTCCGGACTCGCCGCCGGGCGGATCTACCGGCGTCTGAAAATCGGAAGAATGGATATCCTGAATGGATGAAAAGGCGTTCGAGAATTATCTGAACTGGAAAGGGGCGACGGCGAAGGCGGCGCAGGAGACGCGGATCCGCGCCGTCCGCAAGATCGAGGACAATCTCGCTGCGCTCGGCTTTCCCCATGCCGACCTCGATGCGGCCTTTGCTGCCGACGGCTTCGCGGAGCTCCGCGCGCGGCTCCGCGCGATCCGCGCCGACGCGCTGGCGGGCGGCGAGGATTTTCGTATCCTGATGCCGCAGTCCGAAAAGCCCGACAACCGCCTCGCCAATTTCAGCAACTGGCTTGCCGATTACGGCCGCGCGCTCGTCTGGCGCGACGGCGAGGATGTGCCGGCGCGCTTCGCCGAGGGGATGGAGAAGCTGCGCTTCGAATTTCTCGCCCGCATGCCCGACTTCGAACGCTTCTCCGACGAGGAAGGCCGCTTCTACGAGCAGGAGACGAGCTACAAGCGCGAGGCGCGGGGCGATTTTCTGATGGGTTCGGCCGATCCCGATGCCTCGGCCGAGGAGCGCGGGCGCGCCGTCTACAAGTCGCTGCTGATGACAACGCGCCAGGGCCTGCCGCTCGGCTGGCGTACCCAGAGCGCCGTCGGCCAGGCGAGCGCCGACATCCAGCGCCGCTTCTATGAAACGGTCGCGCGCCTGTCCGAGATCGGCGGCGAAGCGCTCGCCGAACTCGAAAGCTGCGCGCGCGAGCTCGAAGCGCTGCACGATATGGGCCTCGACACGCTGAAACGCGGGGAGATACTCAACATCGCCCTGTCGGTCTTCGGCACCCGCAACCCGCACGATGCCTGCTGGTTCAAGGCGCGCACCTTCGATCGCCTCGGCAAGCTTCTGCTCGGCCGCCGCCTGTTTACCGCGCCGCGCTTCGAGCTCGCCGACTTCGAGGAATATCAGGCGCTCGTCAGCCGAATGCGCGAGGAACTTGAGGAATGGGGCTGGAGTCCCGAATCGTTGATGGACGTTCAGGGCTTCATCTGGGTCGCGATGTCGGAGGATGAAGATATGTCGAAGGATGGCCTGACGCGCGAGGCGGTCGAGGCCGCCATGACCGAATGCGAAGCGATCGGCGTTGCTGCCTTCCTCGCCAAATATGGCTTCGGCAGGCCGCGCGATTACTGGACGCGCCGCGCGGGCGGCACAATGCTCTGTCCGGCCAAGGCGACGGTCGGCGCCGCGCACGGCTTCATGCCCGGCGGACAAGCGAAGAGCGCCCGCGAATTTTACGGCGGTTACGGCGAGCAGGCCGCCAACAGCATTTTGGAACGGCTCGGGTTCGAGATCGTCGGGAAGGACGCGGAAATGATAACGGCCCAGAGCGGGGAGGGAGGCGCCGGGCCCCGGCCGACCAATCTCATCCTCTACGGCCCGCCCGGAACCGGCAAGACCTTCGCGACCGCCGCCGAAGCCGTGGGGCTCTGCGGCGAGCCGGTACCCGCCGGGCGCGAAGACCTCATGGCGAGCTATCGGCGGCTGCGCGAGGCAAGGCGCATCGAGTTCGTCACTTTCCACCAGTCGATGAGCTATGAGGATTTCGTCGAAGGCAAGCAGCCGGTCACCGGAGCGGACGGAGAAGAGGGCGGCGCCGGCTTTCGCCTCGAAACCTTCCCCGGCATCTTCCGCCGCATCGCGCGCCGCGCCGAAACCAGCCTCGGGCCTTCCGAAGGACCCGATGCAATCCGCGTCGGCGACCG from uncultured Sphingopyxis sp. carries:
- a CDS encoding HNH endonuclease, with the protein product MITMFVAITDRSWFDLLSSAHPDEVNFWQPSSRTTFRALSPGELLLFKLHSPNDYIVGGGVFSHASNIALSIAWDAFGPKNGVASLAEMRTRIAHYRRDKSLLDARHDPVIGCRVLTQPFFLPRESWIPVPSSFSKNIVTGKRFSTRDAEGRALWDALGERLSQAADNPVGAERFGAPRLVKPRLGQGAFRLEVTDGYERRCAVSGERTLPILDAAHIRAYSDGGEHAPENGLLLRTDIHRLFDLGYVTVSDDHCFEVSHRLKADFDNGKHYYDLHGTRLRAPLPSFAPPARDALDWHRENRYLG
- a CDS encoding AAA family ATPase, which produces MDEKAFENYLNWKGATAKAAQETRIRAVRKIEDNLAALGFPHADLDAAFAADGFAELRARLRAIRADALAGGEDFRILMPQSEKPDNRLANFSNWLADYGRALVWRDGEDVPARFAEGMEKLRFEFLARMPDFERFSDEEGRFYEQETSYKREARGDFLMGSADPDASAEERGRAVYKSLLMTTRQGLPLGWRTQSAVGQASADIQRRFYETVARLSEIGGEALAELESCARELEALHDMGLDTLKRGEILNIALSVFGTRNPHDACWFKARTFDRLGKLLLGRRLFTAPRFELADFEEYQALVSRMREELEEWGWSPESLMDVQGFIWVAMSEDEDMSKDGLTREAVEAAMTECEAIGVAAFLAKYGFGRPRDYWTRRAGGTMLCPAKATVGAAHGFMPGGQAKSAREFYGGYGEQAANSILERLGFEIVGKDAEMITAQSGEGGAGPRPTNLILYGPPGTGKTFATAAEAVGLCGEPVPAGREDLMASYRRLREARRIEFVTFHQSMSYEDFVEGKQPVTGADGEEGGAGFRLETFPGIFRRIARRAETSLGPSEGPDAIRVGDRQVFKTSIGEAADPEDAYLFEEAIAEGHTLLGFGDIDWSDDKYAARDAIIAAQREHGDSEEELSSLSGRVQMPFIFRNWVRKGDLVIVSKGNSLFRAIGVVEGDYEYRPRPEGRYAHRRKVKWLWVDREGVPVSEIYQRKFSMRTIYLLTKAELDIPALERYLNSQQPAASAAAPDQFVLIIDEINRANISKVFGELITLLEPDKRLGQPNELKLRLPYSGDEFGVPSNLHIVGTMNTADRSIALLDTALRRRFEFREMMPEPGLLSEAALASGVDLPRVLRILNERIEYLFDREHQIGHAYFIGCRSRADLDECMRGRIIPLLAEYFYEDWAKVAAILGDTDGTRFLARQELTPPAGLDIDADMPARWRWSVRDAFAADAYSGLA
- a CDS encoding thermonuclease family protein yields the protein MRHIILAALMLGATPTTALAQEISGPARATDGDTLNMTGIVIRLHGIDAPELNQSCSLEGTGWACGRDAAARLATLVAGQSVRCEQRDTDDYGRIVATCRIGQIDLSAAMVDAGLAVALPHFSASYVANEARARERRVGIWGGTFQLPADYRAAHPSRPRRTPALPSARPLPSGPRPSAVYFGNCREARAAGAAPLYRGQPGYRPEMDGDGDGIACEPYRGR